A region from the Panicum hallii strain FIL2 chromosome 1, PHallii_v3.1, whole genome shotgun sequence genome encodes:
- the LOC112872891 gene encoding putative clathrin assembly protein At5g35200 isoform X1, translating into MAGGGTGIRKYVGALKDTTTVSIAKVNSDYKELDIAIVKATNHVERPAKEKYIRDLFYHLSPGRPRADVAYCIRALGRRLSKTRNWAVALKTLVVIHRALREVDPTFRDEFISYGRTSSHMLHLSYFKDDSSAEAWDYSAWVRNYALYLEERIESFRVLNYDVEKDPLRTRDLDTIGLLEQLPALQQLLFRLLDCQPQGSSSYNIIIQHALSMVALESVRIQTAINDAILNLVDKFFEMQRDDAITALDMYKRAISQAEQLSEFYEVCKSIHIGRGERFLKIEQPPASFLATMEEYVSNAPLASTIHRNQAVLAIEYNTKSEAEEPSTPPPPAPVPEPEPVKEVTPAAEPTDLLGMNESTPDTSEIDQKNASALAIVQQADNAPKAPAPTSTESVATSWELALFTAPSSNENAVTSSKLAGGLDLLTLDSLYNEAHRQAQHAQQNASQNPWETVPASGPMMQQPMYDPFYASNSIAAARNVQMVAMAQQQHAFMLQQEQQRQMMMMMAQQQQASSNPFVDPYMHAGAGMQLHASNAYTGTGMM; encoded by the exons ATGGCTGGGGGTGGCACAGGCATCAGAAAGTACGTTGGGGCTCTCAAGGACACCACAACAGTTAGCATAGCAAAAGTAAACAGCGATTATAAG GAGCTGGATATTGCTATTGTGAAGGCCACAAACCATGTTGAGCGTCCAGCAAAGGAGAAGTACATAAGAG ATCTTTTTTACCATCTTTCTCCTGGAAGACCTCGTGCAGATGTAGCCTACTGCATCCGTGCCCTTGGTAGACGTCTTTCAAAGACCCGCAACTGGGCG GTTGCTCTGAAGACATTAGTTGTCATACACCGTGCTCTTCGAGAAGTTGATCCTACTTTCCGTGATGAATTTATCAGTTATGGAAGAACTAGCTCCCATATGCTCCATCTGTCCTACTTTAAGGACGATTCTAGTGCAGAAG CCTGGGATTACTCAGCATGGGTGCGCAATTATGCTTTATATTTGGAGGAGAGAATCGAATCATTCCGTGTACTGAACTATGACGTTGAGAAGGATCCATTG AGAACACGGGATCTTGATACAATTGGATTGCTCGAACAATTACCAGCATTACAGCAGCTTCTTTTTCGACTACTCGATTGCCAG cCACAAGGGTCATCATCTTATAATATCATAATCCAGCATGCACTATCAATG GTTGCTCTAGAGAGTGTTAGGATCCAAACAGCCATCAATGATGCAATACTCAATCTTGTTGACAAG TTCTTTGAGATGCAAAGAGATGACGCTATAACGGCACTTGACATGTATAAAAGAGCAATTAGCCAG GCAGAACAACTTTCAGAATTTTATGAAGTGTGTAAAAGTATACATATTGGGCGTGGTGAGAGATTCCTTAAAATTGAACAG CCACCTGCATCGTTCTTGGCAACTATGGAGGAGTATGTGAGCAATGCTCCCCTTGCTTCTACGATTCACAGAAATCAG GCTGTACTAGCTATAGAATACAACACAAAATCAGAAGCTGAAGAACCATCAAcgccgccacctccagctccagTACCTGAACCTGAGCCAGTTAAAGAAGTCACTCCCGCAGCTGAACCAACAGATCTGCTG GGAATGAATGAATCAACCCCTGACACATCTGAAATAGACCAAAAGAATGCTTCGGCATTGGCAATTGTTCAACAAG CAGATAATGCGCCTAAAGCACCTGCTCCTACCAGTACTGAAAGCGTGGCCACCAGCTGGGAGCTGGCGCTATTCACCGCACCCAGTTCAAATGAAAATGCTGTTACTTCAAGCAAATTG GCTGGTGGACTGGACCTGCTTACACTTGACAGTCTATACAATGAGGCGCACCGTCAAGCACAGCACGCACAGCAGAATGCGAGCCAGAACCCTTGGGAGACCGTTCCAGCATCGGGTCCAATGATGCAGCAGCCGATGTACGACCCGTTCTACGCCTCCAATTCCATTGCCGCAGCCCGCAACGTGCAGATGGTGGCGATGGCGCAGCAACAGCATGCCTTCATGCTCCAGCAGGAGCAGCAGCggcagatgatgatgatgatggcacAGCAGCAGCAAGCCTCTTCCAATCCGTTCGTCGACCCGTATATGCACGCTGGCGCAGGAATGCAGCTCCATGCCAGTAACGCGTACACTGGAACTGGTATGATGTAG
- the LOC112873213 gene encoding vacuolar protein sorting-associated protein 55 homolog, with translation MALSRSMRTCLHSGRLALLAILVSGGIVLQILACALYNNWWPMLTVLMYLILPMPLIFFLGSDTSSMMSNGGDGWVNFTKFLTGASIVGSIAIPSILKHAGVIGWGALTMELSSFVVFGVAILWFIQMNSDGEYSSVF, from the exons ATGGCACTGTCACGTAGTATGAGAACATGTTTGCACAGTGGAAGACTTGCCCTTCTTGCCATATTGGTTTCTGGTGGAATTGTGTTGCAGATCTTG GCTTGTGCTCTCTATAACAACTGGTGGCCAATGCTAACAG TTCTGATGTACCTTATCCTACCAATGCCCCTCATATTTTTCCTGGGCTCTGATACTTCCTCGATGATGTCTAATGGGGGAGATGG CTGGGTGAACTTCACGAAATTCTTGACGGGCGCATCAATAGTGGGGAGCATCGCCATTCCGTCGATCCTCAAGCACGCCGGTGTCATTGGATGGGGAGCACTGACGATGGAGCTGTCATCCTTCGTGGTCTTTGGTGTGGCAATCCTGTGGTTTATCCAGATGAACAGCGACGGCGAGTACAGCAGTGTGTTCTAG
- the LOC112872891 gene encoding putative clathrin assembly protein At5g35200 isoform X2, with protein MAGGGTGIRKYVGALKDTTTVSIAKVNSDYKELDIAIVKATNHVERPAKEKYIRDLFYHLSPGRPRADVAYCIRALGRRLSKTRNWAVALKTLVVIHRALREVDPTFRDEFISYGRTSSHMLHLSYFKDDSSAEAWDYSAWVRNYALYLEERIESFRVLNYDVEKDPLRTRDLDTIGLLEQLPALQQLLFRLLDCQPQGSSSYNIIIQHALSMVALESVRIQTAINDAILNLVDKFFEMQRDDAITALDMYKRAISQAEQLSEFYEVCKSIHIGRGERFLKIEQPPASFLATMEEYVSNAPLASTIHRNQAVLAIEYNTKSEAEEPSTPPPPAPVPEPEPVKEVTPAAEPTDLLGMNESTPDTSEIDQKNASALAIVQQDNAPKAPAPTSTESVATSWELALFTAPSSNENAVTSSKLAGGLDLLTLDSLYNEAHRQAQHAQQNASQNPWETVPASGPMMQQPMYDPFYASNSIAAARNVQMVAMAQQQHAFMLQQEQQRQMMMMMAQQQQASSNPFVDPYMHAGAGMQLHASNAYTGTGMM; from the exons ATGGCTGGGGGTGGCACAGGCATCAGAAAGTACGTTGGGGCTCTCAAGGACACCACAACAGTTAGCATAGCAAAAGTAAACAGCGATTATAAG GAGCTGGATATTGCTATTGTGAAGGCCACAAACCATGTTGAGCGTCCAGCAAAGGAGAAGTACATAAGAG ATCTTTTTTACCATCTTTCTCCTGGAAGACCTCGTGCAGATGTAGCCTACTGCATCCGTGCCCTTGGTAGACGTCTTTCAAAGACCCGCAACTGGGCG GTTGCTCTGAAGACATTAGTTGTCATACACCGTGCTCTTCGAGAAGTTGATCCTACTTTCCGTGATGAATTTATCAGTTATGGAAGAACTAGCTCCCATATGCTCCATCTGTCCTACTTTAAGGACGATTCTAGTGCAGAAG CCTGGGATTACTCAGCATGGGTGCGCAATTATGCTTTATATTTGGAGGAGAGAATCGAATCATTCCGTGTACTGAACTATGACGTTGAGAAGGATCCATTG AGAACACGGGATCTTGATACAATTGGATTGCTCGAACAATTACCAGCATTACAGCAGCTTCTTTTTCGACTACTCGATTGCCAG cCACAAGGGTCATCATCTTATAATATCATAATCCAGCATGCACTATCAATG GTTGCTCTAGAGAGTGTTAGGATCCAAACAGCCATCAATGATGCAATACTCAATCTTGTTGACAAG TTCTTTGAGATGCAAAGAGATGACGCTATAACGGCACTTGACATGTATAAAAGAGCAATTAGCCAG GCAGAACAACTTTCAGAATTTTATGAAGTGTGTAAAAGTATACATATTGGGCGTGGTGAGAGATTCCTTAAAATTGAACAG CCACCTGCATCGTTCTTGGCAACTATGGAGGAGTATGTGAGCAATGCTCCCCTTGCTTCTACGATTCACAGAAATCAG GCTGTACTAGCTATAGAATACAACACAAAATCAGAAGCTGAAGAACCATCAAcgccgccacctccagctccagTACCTGAACCTGAGCCAGTTAAAGAAGTCACTCCCGCAGCTGAACCAACAGATCTGCTG GGAATGAATGAATCAACCCCTGACACATCTGAAATAGACCAAAAGAATGCTTCGGCATTGGCAATTGTTCAACAAG ATAATGCGCCTAAAGCACCTGCTCCTACCAGTACTGAAAGCGTGGCCACCAGCTGGGAGCTGGCGCTATTCACCGCACCCAGTTCAAATGAAAATGCTGTTACTTCAAGCAAATTG GCTGGTGGACTGGACCTGCTTACACTTGACAGTCTATACAATGAGGCGCACCGTCAAGCACAGCACGCACAGCAGAATGCGAGCCAGAACCCTTGGGAGACCGTTCCAGCATCGGGTCCAATGATGCAGCAGCCGATGTACGACCCGTTCTACGCCTCCAATTCCATTGCCGCAGCCCGCAACGTGCAGATGGTGGCGATGGCGCAGCAACAGCATGCCTTCATGCTCCAGCAGGAGCAGCAGCggcagatgatgatgatgatggcacAGCAGCAGCAAGCCTCTTCCAATCCGTTCGTCGACCCGTATATGCACGCTGGCGCAGGAATGCAGCTCCATGCCAGTAACGCGTACACTGGAACTGGTATGATGTAG